A stretch of Cucumis sativus cultivar 9930 chromosome 2, Cucumber_9930_V3, whole genome shotgun sequence DNA encodes these proteins:
- the LOC101213384 gene encoding probable NOT transcription complex subunit VIP2 isoform X2 produces MESSLNGSASNLPDGTGRSFATSFSGQSGAASPVFHHSGGGLHNIHGSFSIQNMSGALTSRNSTINNVPSGGVQQPTGTLSSGRFASNNLPVALSQLSHGSSHGHSGVASRGGISVVGNPGFSSSTNAVGGSIPGILSTSAAIGNRNTVPGLGVSPILGNAGPRITSSMGNMASGGNIGRSITAGGGLSLPGLASRLNLGANSGSGSLTVQGQNRLMSGVLPQGSQQVISMLSNSYPSAGGPLSQNHMQSVNSLNSLGMLNEVNTNDNSPFDINDFPQLTSRPSSAGGPQGQLSSLRKQGLSPIVQQNQEFSIQNEDFPALPRFKGGNADYGMDIHQKDQHDNSVPMMQSQQFSIGRSAGFNLGGTYSHRPQQQQQHSPAVSNSSVSFPPANNQDLLHLHGSDMFPSSHAASYHQQSSGPPGIGLRPLSSPNSASGMSYDQLIPQYQQHPSQSQFRLQHMSGVSQSFRDQGLKSMQATQSSPDPFGLLGLLSVIRLSDPDLASLALGIDLTTLGLNLNSADNLHKTFGSPWSDEPAKGDPDFNVPQCYLIKPPPSLHRGYFSKFTLETLFYIFFSMPKDEAQLYAANELYNRGWFYHKEHRFWFIRVSNMEPLVKTSTYERGSYLCFDPHTFETVRKDNFVLHYEMVEKRPVLSQH; encoded by the exons ATGGAG TCATCTCTTAATGGATCAGCTTCAAATCTTCCAGATGGTACTGGGCGATCATTTGCTACCTCATTTTCTGGTCAGTCTGGTGCAGCCTCCCCTGTTTTTCATCACTCCG GAGGAGGGTTGCATAACATCCATGGAAGCTTCAGTATTCAAAACATGTCAGGTGCACTAACTTCAAGAAACTCAACGATAAATAATGTTCCATCTGGTGGAGTGCAGCAACCTACTGGCACACTTTCCAGTGGGCGTTTTGCTTCAAACAACCTCCCTGTTGCTCTTTCTCAG TTGTCTCACGGCAGCTCCCATGGGCATTCAGGAGTCGCAAGTAGAGGAGGTATAAGTGTTGTTGGAAACCCTGGATTTAGTAGTAGCACAAATGCAGTTGGCGGTTCTATTCCTGGGATTCTATCTACTTCTGCTGCTATTGGTAATCGAAATACTGTTCCAGGATTGGGTGTGTCCCCAATTTTGGGAAATGCAGGTCCTCGGATCACAAGTTCAATGGGAAATATGGCCAGTGGAGGCAACATAGGAAGGAGTATAACTGCGGGTGGGGGATTGTCATTACCTGGTCTTGCTTCTCGCCTAAACCTTGGTGCAAATAGTGGATCCGGAAGCTTAACTGTGCAAGGACAAAACCGTCTAATGAGTGGTGTGCTTCCACAAG GATCTCAACAGGTCATTTCTATGTTGAGTAATTCTTATCCTAGTGCTGGAGGTCCCCTTTCCCAAAACCACATGCAGAGTGTGAATAGTTTGAATTCTTTGGGGATGTTGAATGAAGTGAACACCAATGACAATTCTCCTTTTGACATTAATGATTTTCCTCAGTTAACAAGTCGTCCAAGTTCAGCAGGAGGGCCTCAAGGGCAATTAA GTTCGCTGAGAAAGCAGGGCCTTAGTCCTATTGTTCAACAAAATCAAGAGTTCAGCATTCAGAATGAAGACTTTCCAGCATTGCCTAGATTTAAAG GTGGCAATGCTGACTATGGCATGGACATTCATCAGAAAGATCAACATGATAATTCTGTGCCTATGATGCAGTCTCAACAGTTCTCT ATTGGAAGGTCTGCTGGATTTAACCTAGGGGGCACCTATTCACACCGACCccagcagcagcagcaacatTCTCCAGCTGTCAGTAACAGCTCGGTCTCCTTTCCACCTGCAAATAATCAGGATCTCCTCCATTTACATGGATCAGATATGTTCCCATCTTCACATGCTGCATCCTATCACCAGCAG TCTAGTGGGCCTCCTGGTATTGGGTTAAGACCTCTGAGCTCTCCTAATTCAGCTTCTGGAATGAGTTATGACCAACTTATTCCGCAATATCAGCAGCATCCGAGTCAATCTCAGTTTCGATTGCAACATATGTCTGGTGTTAGCCAGTCATTTAGAGATCAAGGCCTGAAATCTATGCAGGCGACTCAATCTTCTCCTGATCCGTTTGGTTTACTTGGTTTGTTAAGTGTGATAAGGTTGAGCGATCCTGATCTTGCATCCCTTGCACTCGGAATCGATTTGACCACATTaggattaaatttgaattcagCGGATAACCTTCACAAGACCTTTGGCTCCCCATGGTCCGATGAACCTGCCAAGGGTGATCCAGATTTCAATGTACCGCAATGCTATCTTATTAAACCACCACCTTCACTACAT CGAGGCTACTTCTCAAAATTTACTCTGGAGACactgttttatatatttttcag CATGCCAAAAGACGAAGCTCAGTTATACGCTGCAAATGAACT tTATAATAGAGGCTGGTTTTATCACAAAGAACATCGGTTCTGGTTCATTCGGGTCTCAAACATGGAACCACTTGTGAAGACTAGCACGTACGAAAGAGGATCATATCTCTGTTTCGACCCCCACACGTTCGAAACTGTACGCAAG GATAATTTCGTTCTCCACTACGAGATGGTAGAAAAGAGACCTGTTCTATCCCAACactaa
- the LOC101213384 gene encoding probable NOT transcription complex subunit VIP2 isoform X4, producing the protein MESSLNGSASNLPDGTGRSFATSFSGGGLHNIHGSFSIQNMSGALTSRNSTINNVPSGGVQQPTGTLSSGRFASNNLPVALSQLSHGSSHGHSGVASRGGISVVGNPGFSSSTNAVGGSIPGILSTSAAIGNRNTVPGLGVSPILGNAGPRITSSMGNMASGGNIGRSITAGGGLSLPGLASRLNLGANSGSGSLTVQGQNRLMSGVLPQGSQQVISMLSNSYPSAGGPLSQNHMQSVNSLNSLGMLNEVNTNDNSPFDINDFPQLTSRPSSAGGPQGQLSSLRKQGLSPIVQQNQEFSIQNEDFPALPRFKGGNADYGMDIHQKDQHDNSVPMMQSQQFSIGRSAGFNLGGTYSHRPQQQQQHSPAVSNSSVSFPPANNQDLLHLHGSDMFPSSHAASYHQQSSGPPGIGLRPLSSPNSASGMSYDQLIPQYQQHPSQSQFRLQHMSGVSQSFRDQGLKSMQATQSSPDPFGLLGLLSVIRLSDPDLASLALGIDLTTLGLNLNSADNLHKTFGSPWSDEPAKGDPDFNVPQCYLIKPPPSLHRGYFSKFTLETLFYIFFSMPKDEAQLYAANELYNRGWFYHKEHRFWFIRVSNMEPLVKTSTYERGSYLCFDPHTFETVRKDNFVLHYEMVEKRPVLSQH; encoded by the exons ATGGAG TCATCTCTTAATGGATCAGCTTCAAATCTTCCAGATGGTACTGGGCGATCATTTGCTACCTCATTTTCTG GAGGAGGGTTGCATAACATCCATGGAAGCTTCAGTATTCAAAACATGTCAGGTGCACTAACTTCAAGAAACTCAACGATAAATAATGTTCCATCTGGTGGAGTGCAGCAACCTACTGGCACACTTTCCAGTGGGCGTTTTGCTTCAAACAACCTCCCTGTTGCTCTTTCTCAG TTGTCTCACGGCAGCTCCCATGGGCATTCAGGAGTCGCAAGTAGAGGAGGTATAAGTGTTGTTGGAAACCCTGGATTTAGTAGTAGCACAAATGCAGTTGGCGGTTCTATTCCTGGGATTCTATCTACTTCTGCTGCTATTGGTAATCGAAATACTGTTCCAGGATTGGGTGTGTCCCCAATTTTGGGAAATGCAGGTCCTCGGATCACAAGTTCAATGGGAAATATGGCCAGTGGAGGCAACATAGGAAGGAGTATAACTGCGGGTGGGGGATTGTCATTACCTGGTCTTGCTTCTCGCCTAAACCTTGGTGCAAATAGTGGATCCGGAAGCTTAACTGTGCAAGGACAAAACCGTCTAATGAGTGGTGTGCTTCCACAAG GATCTCAACAGGTCATTTCTATGTTGAGTAATTCTTATCCTAGTGCTGGAGGTCCCCTTTCCCAAAACCACATGCAGAGTGTGAATAGTTTGAATTCTTTGGGGATGTTGAATGAAGTGAACACCAATGACAATTCTCCTTTTGACATTAATGATTTTCCTCAGTTAACAAGTCGTCCAAGTTCAGCAGGAGGGCCTCAAGGGCAATTAA GTTCGCTGAGAAAGCAGGGCCTTAGTCCTATTGTTCAACAAAATCAAGAGTTCAGCATTCAGAATGAAGACTTTCCAGCATTGCCTAGATTTAAAG GTGGCAATGCTGACTATGGCATGGACATTCATCAGAAAGATCAACATGATAATTCTGTGCCTATGATGCAGTCTCAACAGTTCTCT ATTGGAAGGTCTGCTGGATTTAACCTAGGGGGCACCTATTCACACCGACCccagcagcagcagcaacatTCTCCAGCTGTCAGTAACAGCTCGGTCTCCTTTCCACCTGCAAATAATCAGGATCTCCTCCATTTACATGGATCAGATATGTTCCCATCTTCACATGCTGCATCCTATCACCAGCAG TCTAGTGGGCCTCCTGGTATTGGGTTAAGACCTCTGAGCTCTCCTAATTCAGCTTCTGGAATGAGTTATGACCAACTTATTCCGCAATATCAGCAGCATCCGAGTCAATCTCAGTTTCGATTGCAACATATGTCTGGTGTTAGCCAGTCATTTAGAGATCAAGGCCTGAAATCTATGCAGGCGACTCAATCTTCTCCTGATCCGTTTGGTTTACTTGGTTTGTTAAGTGTGATAAGGTTGAGCGATCCTGATCTTGCATCCCTTGCACTCGGAATCGATTTGACCACATTaggattaaatttgaattcagCGGATAACCTTCACAAGACCTTTGGCTCCCCATGGTCCGATGAACCTGCCAAGGGTGATCCAGATTTCAATGTACCGCAATGCTATCTTATTAAACCACCACCTTCACTACAT CGAGGCTACTTCTCAAAATTTACTCTGGAGACactgttttatatatttttcag CATGCCAAAAGACGAAGCTCAGTTATACGCTGCAAATGAACT tTATAATAGAGGCTGGTTTTATCACAAAGAACATCGGTTCTGGTTCATTCGGGTCTCAAACATGGAACCACTTGTGAAGACTAGCACGTACGAAAGAGGATCATATCTCTGTTTCGACCCCCACACGTTCGAAACTGTACGCAAG GATAATTTCGTTCTCCACTACGAGATGGTAGAAAAGAGACCTGTTCTATCCCAACactaa
- the LOC101213384 gene encoding probable NOT transcription complex subunit VIP2 isoform X6 yields the protein MSGLLNSSLNGSASNLPDGTGRSFATSFSGQSGAASPVFHHSGGGLHNIHGSFSIQNMSGALTSRNSTINNVPSGGVQQPTGTLSSGRFASNNLPVALSQLSHGSSHGHSGVASRGGLGVSPILGNAGPRITSSMGNMASGGNIGRSITAGGGLSLPGLASRLNLGANSGSGSLTVQGQNRLMSGVLPQGSQQVISMLSNSYPSAGGPLSQNHMQSVNSLNSLGMLNEVNTNDNSPFDINDFPQLTSRPSSAGGPQGQLSSLRKQGLSPIVQQNQEFSIQNEDFPALPRFKGGNADYGMDIHQKDQHDNSVPMMQSQQFSIGRSAGFNLGGTYSHRPQQQQQHSPAVSNSSVSFPPANNQDLLHLHGSDMFPSSHAASYHQQSSGPPGIGLRPLSSPNSASGMSYDQLIPQYQQHPSQSQFRLQHMSGVSQSFRDQGLKSMQATQSSPDPFGLLGLLSVIRLSDPDLASLALGIDLTTLGLNLNSADNLHKTFGSPWSDEPAKGDPDFNVPQCYLIKPPPSLHRGYFSKFTLETLFYIFFSMPKDEAQLYAANEL from the exons ATGTCGGGTTTACTTAAT TCATCTCTTAATGGATCAGCTTCAAATCTTCCAGATGGTACTGGGCGATCATTTGCTACCTCATTTTCTGGTCAGTCTGGTGCAGCCTCCCCTGTTTTTCATCACTCCG GAGGAGGGTTGCATAACATCCATGGAAGCTTCAGTATTCAAAACATGTCAGGTGCACTAACTTCAAGAAACTCAACGATAAATAATGTTCCATCTGGTGGAGTGCAGCAACCTACTGGCACACTTTCCAGTGGGCGTTTTGCTTCAAACAACCTCCCTGTTGCTCTTTCTCAG TTGTCTCACGGCAGCTCCCATGGGCATTCAGGAGTCGCAAGTAGAGGAG GATTGGGTGTGTCCCCAATTTTGGGAAATGCAGGTCCTCGGATCACAAGTTCAATGGGAAATATGGCCAGTGGAGGCAACATAGGAAGGAGTATAACTGCGGGTGGGGGATTGTCATTACCTGGTCTTGCTTCTCGCCTAAACCTTGGTGCAAATAGTGGATCCGGAAGCTTAACTGTGCAAGGACAAAACCGTCTAATGAGTGGTGTGCTTCCACAAG GATCTCAACAGGTCATTTCTATGTTGAGTAATTCTTATCCTAGTGCTGGAGGTCCCCTTTCCCAAAACCACATGCAGAGTGTGAATAGTTTGAATTCTTTGGGGATGTTGAATGAAGTGAACACCAATGACAATTCTCCTTTTGACATTAATGATTTTCCTCAGTTAACAAGTCGTCCAAGTTCAGCAGGAGGGCCTCAAGGGCAATTAA GTTCGCTGAGAAAGCAGGGCCTTAGTCCTATTGTTCAACAAAATCAAGAGTTCAGCATTCAGAATGAAGACTTTCCAGCATTGCCTAGATTTAAAG GTGGCAATGCTGACTATGGCATGGACATTCATCAGAAAGATCAACATGATAATTCTGTGCCTATGATGCAGTCTCAACAGTTCTCT ATTGGAAGGTCTGCTGGATTTAACCTAGGGGGCACCTATTCACACCGACCccagcagcagcagcaacatTCTCCAGCTGTCAGTAACAGCTCGGTCTCCTTTCCACCTGCAAATAATCAGGATCTCCTCCATTTACATGGATCAGATATGTTCCCATCTTCACATGCTGCATCCTATCACCAGCAG TCTAGTGGGCCTCCTGGTATTGGGTTAAGACCTCTGAGCTCTCCTAATTCAGCTTCTGGAATGAGTTATGACCAACTTATTCCGCAATATCAGCAGCATCCGAGTCAATCTCAGTTTCGATTGCAACATATGTCTGGTGTTAGCCAGTCATTTAGAGATCAAGGCCTGAAATCTATGCAGGCGACTCAATCTTCTCCTGATCCGTTTGGTTTACTTGGTTTGTTAAGTGTGATAAGGTTGAGCGATCCTGATCTTGCATCCCTTGCACTCGGAATCGATTTGACCACATTaggattaaatttgaattcagCGGATAACCTTCACAAGACCTTTGGCTCCCCATGGTCCGATGAACCTGCCAAGGGTGATCCAGATTTCAATGTACCGCAATGCTATCTTATTAAACCACCACCTTCACTACAT CGAGGCTACTTCTCAAAATTTACTCTGGAGACactgttttatatatttttcag CATGCCAAAAGACGAAGCTCAGTTATACGCTGCAAATGAACTGTAA
- the LOC101213384 gene encoding probable NOT transcription complex subunit VIP2 isoform X3: MSGLLNSSLNGSASNLPDGTGRSFATSFSGGGLHNIHGSFSIQNMSGALTSRNSTINNVPSGGVQQPTGTLSSGRFASNNLPVALSQLSHGSSHGHSGVASRGGISVVGNPGFSSSTNAVGGSIPGILSTSAAIGNRNTVPGLGVSPILGNAGPRITSSMGNMASGGNIGRSITAGGGLSLPGLASRLNLGANSGSGSLTVQGQNRLMSGVLPQGSQQVISMLSNSYPSAGGPLSQNHMQSVNSLNSLGMLNEVNTNDNSPFDINDFPQLTSRPSSAGGPQGQLSSLRKQGLSPIVQQNQEFSIQNEDFPALPRFKGGNADYGMDIHQKDQHDNSVPMMQSQQFSIGRSAGFNLGGTYSHRPQQQQQHSPAVSNSSVSFPPANNQDLLHLHGSDMFPSSHAASYHQQSSGPPGIGLRPLSSPNSASGMSYDQLIPQYQQHPSQSQFRLQHMSGVSQSFRDQGLKSMQATQSSPDPFGLLGLLSVIRLSDPDLASLALGIDLTTLGLNLNSADNLHKTFGSPWSDEPAKGDPDFNVPQCYLIKPPPSLHRGYFSKFTLETLFYIFFSMPKDEAQLYAANELYNRGWFYHKEHRFWFIRVSNMEPLVKTSTYERGSYLCFDPHTFETVRKDNFVLHYEMVEKRPVLSQH; this comes from the exons ATGTCGGGTTTACTTAAT TCATCTCTTAATGGATCAGCTTCAAATCTTCCAGATGGTACTGGGCGATCATTTGCTACCTCATTTTCTG GAGGAGGGTTGCATAACATCCATGGAAGCTTCAGTATTCAAAACATGTCAGGTGCACTAACTTCAAGAAACTCAACGATAAATAATGTTCCATCTGGTGGAGTGCAGCAACCTACTGGCACACTTTCCAGTGGGCGTTTTGCTTCAAACAACCTCCCTGTTGCTCTTTCTCAG TTGTCTCACGGCAGCTCCCATGGGCATTCAGGAGTCGCAAGTAGAGGAGGTATAAGTGTTGTTGGAAACCCTGGATTTAGTAGTAGCACAAATGCAGTTGGCGGTTCTATTCCTGGGATTCTATCTACTTCTGCTGCTATTGGTAATCGAAATACTGTTCCAGGATTGGGTGTGTCCCCAATTTTGGGAAATGCAGGTCCTCGGATCACAAGTTCAATGGGAAATATGGCCAGTGGAGGCAACATAGGAAGGAGTATAACTGCGGGTGGGGGATTGTCATTACCTGGTCTTGCTTCTCGCCTAAACCTTGGTGCAAATAGTGGATCCGGAAGCTTAACTGTGCAAGGACAAAACCGTCTAATGAGTGGTGTGCTTCCACAAG GATCTCAACAGGTCATTTCTATGTTGAGTAATTCTTATCCTAGTGCTGGAGGTCCCCTTTCCCAAAACCACATGCAGAGTGTGAATAGTTTGAATTCTTTGGGGATGTTGAATGAAGTGAACACCAATGACAATTCTCCTTTTGACATTAATGATTTTCCTCAGTTAACAAGTCGTCCAAGTTCAGCAGGAGGGCCTCAAGGGCAATTAA GTTCGCTGAGAAAGCAGGGCCTTAGTCCTATTGTTCAACAAAATCAAGAGTTCAGCATTCAGAATGAAGACTTTCCAGCATTGCCTAGATTTAAAG GTGGCAATGCTGACTATGGCATGGACATTCATCAGAAAGATCAACATGATAATTCTGTGCCTATGATGCAGTCTCAACAGTTCTCT ATTGGAAGGTCTGCTGGATTTAACCTAGGGGGCACCTATTCACACCGACCccagcagcagcagcaacatTCTCCAGCTGTCAGTAACAGCTCGGTCTCCTTTCCACCTGCAAATAATCAGGATCTCCTCCATTTACATGGATCAGATATGTTCCCATCTTCACATGCTGCATCCTATCACCAGCAG TCTAGTGGGCCTCCTGGTATTGGGTTAAGACCTCTGAGCTCTCCTAATTCAGCTTCTGGAATGAGTTATGACCAACTTATTCCGCAATATCAGCAGCATCCGAGTCAATCTCAGTTTCGATTGCAACATATGTCTGGTGTTAGCCAGTCATTTAGAGATCAAGGCCTGAAATCTATGCAGGCGACTCAATCTTCTCCTGATCCGTTTGGTTTACTTGGTTTGTTAAGTGTGATAAGGTTGAGCGATCCTGATCTTGCATCCCTTGCACTCGGAATCGATTTGACCACATTaggattaaatttgaattcagCGGATAACCTTCACAAGACCTTTGGCTCCCCATGGTCCGATGAACCTGCCAAGGGTGATCCAGATTTCAATGTACCGCAATGCTATCTTATTAAACCACCACCTTCACTACAT CGAGGCTACTTCTCAAAATTTACTCTGGAGACactgttttatatatttttcag CATGCCAAAAGACGAAGCTCAGTTATACGCTGCAAATGAACT tTATAATAGAGGCTGGTTTTATCACAAAGAACATCGGTTCTGGTTCATTCGGGTCTCAAACATGGAACCACTTGTGAAGACTAGCACGTACGAAAGAGGATCATATCTCTGTTTCGACCCCCACACGTTCGAAACTGTACGCAAG GATAATTTCGTTCTCCACTACGAGATGGTAGAAAAGAGACCTGTTCTATCCCAACactaa
- the LOC101213384 gene encoding probable NOT transcription complex subunit VIP2 isoform X1 encodes MSGLLNSSLNGSASNLPDGTGRSFATSFSGQSGAASPVFHHSGGGLHNIHGSFSIQNMSGALTSRNSTINNVPSGGVQQPTGTLSSGRFASNNLPVALSQLSHGSSHGHSGVASRGGISVVGNPGFSSSTNAVGGSIPGILSTSAAIGNRNTVPGLGVSPILGNAGPRITSSMGNMASGGNIGRSITAGGGLSLPGLASRLNLGANSGSGSLTVQGQNRLMSGVLPQGSQQVISMLSNSYPSAGGPLSQNHMQSVNSLNSLGMLNEVNTNDNSPFDINDFPQLTSRPSSAGGPQGQLSSLRKQGLSPIVQQNQEFSIQNEDFPALPRFKGGNADYGMDIHQKDQHDNSVPMMQSQQFSIGRSAGFNLGGTYSHRPQQQQQHSPAVSNSSVSFPPANNQDLLHLHGSDMFPSSHAASYHQQSSGPPGIGLRPLSSPNSASGMSYDQLIPQYQQHPSQSQFRLQHMSGVSQSFRDQGLKSMQATQSSPDPFGLLGLLSVIRLSDPDLASLALGIDLTTLGLNLNSADNLHKTFGSPWSDEPAKGDPDFNVPQCYLIKPPPSLHRGYFSKFTLETLFYIFFSMPKDEAQLYAANELYNRGWFYHKEHRFWFIRVSNMEPLVKTSTYERGSYLCFDPHTFETVRKDNFVLHYEMVEKRPVLSQH; translated from the exons ATGTCGGGTTTACTTAAT TCATCTCTTAATGGATCAGCTTCAAATCTTCCAGATGGTACTGGGCGATCATTTGCTACCTCATTTTCTGGTCAGTCTGGTGCAGCCTCCCCTGTTTTTCATCACTCCG GAGGAGGGTTGCATAACATCCATGGAAGCTTCAGTATTCAAAACATGTCAGGTGCACTAACTTCAAGAAACTCAACGATAAATAATGTTCCATCTGGTGGAGTGCAGCAACCTACTGGCACACTTTCCAGTGGGCGTTTTGCTTCAAACAACCTCCCTGTTGCTCTTTCTCAG TTGTCTCACGGCAGCTCCCATGGGCATTCAGGAGTCGCAAGTAGAGGAGGTATAAGTGTTGTTGGAAACCCTGGATTTAGTAGTAGCACAAATGCAGTTGGCGGTTCTATTCCTGGGATTCTATCTACTTCTGCTGCTATTGGTAATCGAAATACTGTTCCAGGATTGGGTGTGTCCCCAATTTTGGGAAATGCAGGTCCTCGGATCACAAGTTCAATGGGAAATATGGCCAGTGGAGGCAACATAGGAAGGAGTATAACTGCGGGTGGGGGATTGTCATTACCTGGTCTTGCTTCTCGCCTAAACCTTGGTGCAAATAGTGGATCCGGAAGCTTAACTGTGCAAGGACAAAACCGTCTAATGAGTGGTGTGCTTCCACAAG GATCTCAACAGGTCATTTCTATGTTGAGTAATTCTTATCCTAGTGCTGGAGGTCCCCTTTCCCAAAACCACATGCAGAGTGTGAATAGTTTGAATTCTTTGGGGATGTTGAATGAAGTGAACACCAATGACAATTCTCCTTTTGACATTAATGATTTTCCTCAGTTAACAAGTCGTCCAAGTTCAGCAGGAGGGCCTCAAGGGCAATTAA GTTCGCTGAGAAAGCAGGGCCTTAGTCCTATTGTTCAACAAAATCAAGAGTTCAGCATTCAGAATGAAGACTTTCCAGCATTGCCTAGATTTAAAG GTGGCAATGCTGACTATGGCATGGACATTCATCAGAAAGATCAACATGATAATTCTGTGCCTATGATGCAGTCTCAACAGTTCTCT ATTGGAAGGTCTGCTGGATTTAACCTAGGGGGCACCTATTCACACCGACCccagcagcagcagcaacatTCTCCAGCTGTCAGTAACAGCTCGGTCTCCTTTCCACCTGCAAATAATCAGGATCTCCTCCATTTACATGGATCAGATATGTTCCCATCTTCACATGCTGCATCCTATCACCAGCAG TCTAGTGGGCCTCCTGGTATTGGGTTAAGACCTCTGAGCTCTCCTAATTCAGCTTCTGGAATGAGTTATGACCAACTTATTCCGCAATATCAGCAGCATCCGAGTCAATCTCAGTTTCGATTGCAACATATGTCTGGTGTTAGCCAGTCATTTAGAGATCAAGGCCTGAAATCTATGCAGGCGACTCAATCTTCTCCTGATCCGTTTGGTTTACTTGGTTTGTTAAGTGTGATAAGGTTGAGCGATCCTGATCTTGCATCCCTTGCACTCGGAATCGATTTGACCACATTaggattaaatttgaattcagCGGATAACCTTCACAAGACCTTTGGCTCCCCATGGTCCGATGAACCTGCCAAGGGTGATCCAGATTTCAATGTACCGCAATGCTATCTTATTAAACCACCACCTTCACTACAT CGAGGCTACTTCTCAAAATTTACTCTGGAGACactgttttatatatttttcag CATGCCAAAAGACGAAGCTCAGTTATACGCTGCAAATGAACT tTATAATAGAGGCTGGTTTTATCACAAAGAACATCGGTTCTGGTTCATTCGGGTCTCAAACATGGAACCACTTGTGAAGACTAGCACGTACGAAAGAGGATCATATCTCTGTTTCGACCCCCACACGTTCGAAACTGTACGCAAG GATAATTTCGTTCTCCACTACGAGATGGTAGAAAAGAGACCTGTTCTATCCCAACactaa